In the genome of Mastomys coucha isolate ucsf_1 unplaced genomic scaffold, UCSF_Mcou_1 pScaffold21, whole genome shotgun sequence, the window TTGGGATGAGACTACAGATTGAATCTTGAGAAatagaaggagaggggaagatcTGAAGACAACCTGTTTGCTTCTCTGGTAGGAGTGGCCAGGGTGTGCATGCTAAagttggtgctgggattaaatgattAGTGGtggaggaggccaggagaggatgaTCTGTGGGATCTACAGGAGATGTGGGCAGTGGGGAAAGGAAGGTTGAAGCAGGTGTTTTGTTCCAGAGCTAGGGATGAGACTAGGGGATTGAATTTGGTAGAGGGGGGGATTGATGAAGTTTTTCAGTTAGCATTATCTGTTCCTCTAGCTTGCTCAACTGGTGTATTCCCAGGGAANNNNNNNNNNNNNNNNNNNNNNNNNNNNNNNNNNNNNNNNNNNNNNNNNNNNNNNNNNNNNNNNNNNNNNNNNNNNNNNNNNNNNNNNNNNNNNNNNNNNNNNNNNNNNNNNNNNNNNNNNNNNNNNNNNNNNNNNNNNNNNNNNNNNNNNNNNNNNNNNNNNNNNNNNNNNNNNNNNNNNNNNNNNNNNNNNNNNNNNNNNNNNNNNNNNNNNNNNNNNNNNNNNNNNNNNNNNNNNNNNNNNNNNNNNNNNNNNNNNNNNNNNNNNNNNNNNNNNNNNNNNNNNNNNNNNNNNNNNNNNNNNNNNNNNNNNNNNNNNNNNNNNNNNNNNNNNNNNNNNNNNNNNNNNNNNNNNNNNNNNNNNNNNNNNNNNNNNNNNNNNNNNNNNNNNNNNNNNNNNNNNNNNNNNNNNNNNNNNNNNNNNNNNNNNNNNNNNNNNNNNNNNNNNNNNNNNNNNNNNNNNNNNNNNNNNNNNNNNNNNNNNNNNNNNNNNNNNNNNNNNNNNNNNNNNNNNNNNNNNNNNNNNNNNNNNNNNNNNNNNNNNNNNNNNNNNNNNNNNNNNNNNNNNNNNNNNNNNNNNNNNNNNNNNNNNNNNNNNNNNNNNNNNNNNNNNNNNNNNNNNNNNNNNNNNNNNNNNNNNNNNNNNNNNNNNNNNNTCCTGTTTACTGTACCATTGTACATTCCAAACTTTGCTGTCACAGCCAGTCTGTATTAGCAAAGAGACTCCTTCGTATATTTCTTGTTAAGTGACAATACATGGGGCCTgaaaagatggttcagaggttaaaagcatttCCTGCTCTTTCTGAAGATTGGAGTTTGCAATTGCCTGTAACTGCAGatcccataccctcttctggcttccactgggATTCCTATACCTATAATGCgagcacacacacttgcactcatgctcacatgcacaaaaacacacacacactagatagatagatagatagatagatagatagatagatagatagatagatagatagattcctTCAAAAGATATTTACAAAATTTCTATATCTCACCAACTTGAAATTCTACTTCTTTTATCCACTCAACAGGGTATTCAAAGTCTTCTTATTGAAACAATCCACTTGGCTGTTTGTGGTGATTTATggctataatcccaacatttacATATTATCATAGTTTAGGAACCTCAAAACAAGCAAGTCTGTTCCTCATCTGCATTCCCTGTCATCTTTACCTGTCTGTGAGATTGCTTCTGGGCCTGCCTACGTGTCTGGCTTGCTTCTTCAACCATCTTCACTAAGACTGGTAACTTGTGGGAAAAGTGAAGAGTTATACCCAGTGACTTCACTTGGGCTCCAATTTTGTTAAAGCCCATTTCTATGGTGTTTAACACTGGAGCgtggaagtaaaagaaaaaaaactgaaagaaggagGCAAACTGAAGTTACTGTTTTGTTTCACATGGTAAAAAGTAATTTCCAACTTCTAAACTGGGTTGACTGTACTAGTTAAGATGTAAATAGCATCCAGCGTGTATCAAGCAAGAATTCATTGTAGAACCTCATAATAGGATCTTTTTCAACTTGTTCTATCCAAAGCAGCCCATCTAACACAGAGTACTGTGTGTTAAAGTACTCCTTTCAAGCTGAGACACAGCCACAGGTACCTCAGGATGTGACCTCTAGGGTAGGATGGAGGGCTGTCTGTANNNNNNNNNNNNNNNNNNNNNNNNNNNNNNNNNNNNNNNNNNNNNNNNNNNNNNNNNNNNNNNNNNNNNNNNNNNNNNNNNNNNNNNNNNNNNNNNNNNNNNNNNNNNNNNNNNNNNNNNNNNNNNNNNNNNNNNNNNNNNNNNNNNNNNNNNNNNNNNNNNNNNNNNNNNNNNNNNNNNNNNNNNNNNNNNNNNNNNNNNNNNNNNNNNNNNNNNNNNNNNNNNNNNNNNNNNNNNNNNNNNNNNNNNNNNNNNNNNNNNNNNNNNNNNNNNNNNNNNNNNNNNNNNNNNNNNNNNNNNNNNNNNNNNNNNNNNNNNNNNNNNNNNNNNNNNNNNNNNNNNNNNNNNNNNNNNNNNNNNNNNNNNNNNNNNNNNNNNNNNNNNNNNNNNNNNNNNNNNNNNNNNNNNNNNNNNNNNNNNNNNNNNNNNNNNNNNNNNNNNNNNNNNNNNNNNNNNNNNNNNNNNNNNNNNNNNNNNNNNNNNNNNNNNNNNNNNNNNNNNNNNNNNNNNNNNNNNNNNNNNNNNNNNNNNNNNNNNNNNNNNNNNNNNNNNNNNNNNNNNNNNNNNNNNNNNNNNNNNNNNNNNNNNNNNNNNNNNNNNNNNNNNNNNNNNNNNNNNNNNNNNNNNNNNNNNNNNNNNNNNNNNNNNNNNNNNNNNNNNNNNNNNNNNNNNNNNNNNNNNNNNNNNNNNNNNNNNNNNNNNNNNNNNNNNNNNNNNNNNNNNNNNNNNNNNNNNNNNNNNNNNNNNNNNNNNNNNNNNNNNNNNNNNNNNNNNNNNNNNNNNNNNNNNNNNNNNNNNNNNNNNNNNNNNNNNNNNNNNNNNNNNNNNNNNNNNNNNNNNNNNNNNNNNNNNNNNNNNNNNNNNNNNNNNNNNNNNNNNNNNNNNNNNNNNNNNNNNNNNNNNNNNNNNNNNNNNNNNNNNNNNNNNNNNNNNNNNNNNNNNNNNNNNNNNNNNNNNNNNNNNNNNNNNNNNNNNNNNNNNNNNNNNNNNNNNNNNNNNNNNNNNNNNNNNNNNNNNNNNNNNNNNNNNNNNNNNNNNNNNNNNNNNNNNNNNNNNNNNNNNNNNNNNNNNNNNNNNNNNNNNNNNNNNNNNNNNNNNNNNNNNNNNNNNNNNNNNNNNNNNNNNNNNNNNNNNNNTCATAGGAGTTCTTAATTCTCACCTCTTCCTAGTCCCAGATAACTTGGGAAGTAGACTTGGAAGGTAATGAGCTGAGGCTTTAGGAAGTctatttataaaacaattaaattggAATGTGCAAGAGAAAATggtttcaaagtaaaataaaaattataaggaCTCGGTGCAAAAGACTGGCCCctagaaagaaatggaaggagaagaaagaggttaGAGTGAAGATTCTTCTATTGTTTGAGCAATGTGGTGCTACATCAGGACCCCTTTACTGCCATGATTTCACACAGGACTCTGCATGGTGCTAAATTTCAGATTGAAATTTATAATGATCCATTTCTCATGAAATTTGTGTTTATTcatggtgatttttttcaaatagatTAAAATCTCACAGAgatgatatgtttttatttattgataagcAAAATGTGGTGTTTTTTAACTGACTACAgtatagaaaagataaaatttcaaagatgaaattataataatataagtaCTATTATTATGTTTCATCATCACATGTGAGTTATATGTGATACACACTTAAGCAAAAGCAACCAAATAGCTAGGACTCCAGGTCAAATACATGCAGCCATAGGAAGCTAGAAATGCAGCatttgcatgttctctctctctctcctaatttctgtctctccctctcaataCATATTCAATAGATAATCAATTTCTACTCAATAGTCAAAGAAAtccctttaaattattttttaagtaaaccCAACAATTGGCCCCACCATTCCCTGAATCTTCATAAGACTATAATAGCATAATAAATACacttatttgatattttcaattttccattAAAGAGACATTTCACAGAGCAAAGATGATggtatttggtttttaaaaagcgCCAGTGTTCTGTATATTTCAAATGGCTTTAATTTAATAGTTTTGAAATCTGATCACCAGAGTCGGTCATTAAGGACTTAGCCATGCATTCCTGTCTTCAGCCTCAGGAGATTTTTcaaacaggagagaagatggctccATGAGTCCTTGCTGTACAGTCTAAGGACATGTATTCAGCTTGCCAGGAGTCACATGTACTTGACAGCATGTaattgtaattccagcatttggaggtgaagacagaaagagcccaggggcttactggccaggcagtctagccaatcagtaagTTCCAGATGcaatgagagatcctatctcataAACAAAGGTAAGACTGAGAGTGATGGAAAAAGACACTTGACatgctcttctgacctccccaTCCActcatgtgcatgaacacactgacgtgtgcatgcgtgcgcatgtgcacacacacacacacactcacacacacacacacacacacacacacacacacacacacgtctaaaCTTAAGTAAGATTATTGAGAAAACCTGAACACTCAGTATTTTATGAGCTAAAATTAACATCACTGCCTCCAACTGCAATTTTATACCCTATTGCTTTATTCATTTCTGCAGGTCACTGTATCCAAGTTTAAATGTAGGTTGTATTTATCTTCTCCCCTTGAATCTCTTGAGCTTCATATTTCTAGAAGAACAATTTTGAATTCAAAGGATGCCCTTTATGCCATTCCAGTTGATTTTACACTGTCCACACCACTGATACTCTCATTCTTCACCCACCTCTACTTGACCCCAGATAACAAAGGTGGCAGCTGTAGACACAAACTTGTCAGTGATGACAAATGGGTGCTGCAGAGGATTGTGGGTAGCAGTTACAGACCATATTCCATGGCAAGAAAGCTGTTCGTGATGAGAAACTGGAGGTAGCACgtagtttattttataaagatttaaggCTATCAGCTCAGCCTGGCAAgcattttataaataagtacactacaATGGCCTTCTCAGATGAATTCATCCCTCCACCATCTCAACCACTTTTTAAaggtttctaatttttttttccatcgctcccttccttcccatctatagcagggttagggttagggttaggcagCAGAAATATCACATTCAAGTTCCTCGGTTTCTCATGACAGACATATAAGACCAGCAAACTCCAAAAGACGCTATCTTCCTTACTGCAATCCTTCCACTCATGGCTTTAAATCCACCTCACCCATCTTAGGAACATTCTAATAAATTCTCTAACTGCTCAGCCTTGCCTGAGCCTGAACATTTAAGACACTTGTATCTCTCATTTCATGGtaattatttttaactgttgCACACCCCCAAGTGGTGGAAAGTTCGTGCCTTCACTTTTGACAAATGTACTAAATCTCAGGGATCTGAAAAAGGCTAGGCACATTTTCATATGTCCAGTTAATAATAACTCTTAGAAAAGTTAAACTATCCTAAGAGTGAGGCTGACCACAGAGAATCTTCTGCTTTGGTTTGGTTCTGCCAAGCTCAGACTGTAACCCATCCAGTGCACTTAGTTTAGGATTGCATTAACTCAAAATAAATGATTGCCAGGTTAGAGGCTGCTGTAAATTTATTTTGAGGAACAGTTTGGGAATGTAAAGATATCTCAACTAATTATTACTTTCCAAACATATGATTGATCTCGAGATGACAAGGGAACTGGGGTGGCAAGAAGAAAATCAGATCATAGAGAAGTCCAGTTCAGTTGTGTATAGACTCTATATAATCATTAGAAGAGGTTTTCATTGATGTTAGTGTGGACCGTGTTGGGAGAAAGCAATAATCACATTTTTTCATCAACTTTCTTCCAATGCCTCATGGATCTGGGTGCCCAGTAGTACCATATCAAAATTTTACGCTGTCCCAGtgacattcattctctctctctctctctgtctctttgtctctgtctctctctccctcttgctctctccctccctccctccctcccttcctccctctctctcccctccctccctccctccttctctctctctctctctctctctctctctctctctctctctctctctctctctctctctctctctctctaaacttCTTTCAAGGCAGTCTTGACCACACAATACATAGGCACCCTCGTATCCAGTACAATGGCACAGCTGAGACCACACAACAGTCCCTTCTGGGAGAAGCTGGCTTCTGAGTGTATAAACTTCCCCTGGACTGGCCTTTCTCTGTACTATAAAACTATGGAGAAAGTCTCTTGTTGAAAGTCTTCTGCTGACATAGGTACTGTAGACCCAAAACATCACTAATGCATAGGTCGAAGGACAACCTTACCTATTGTTCCTCGAGCATTATCTacattgatttttgagacaggttctctcactagCTTGGGAACTGTCAAGTAGCTATGCTAGCTGGACAGCAATCCCAAGTGATCTAACACTCTCTACCACCctagcactaggattacaagtgtagGCCATCAAGCCTGgttcttttactttattcttcttagttgatttatttattcactttgcctCCAATTGCAGCCCCCTCTCCTCTAGtaccctcctcccatccctccctttACCTCTGAGAAGGATAAGGTCTCCTTCCTGGATACCAACCCACATgacacctcaagtcactgcaggactaggtacctCCTCCCCCAtgctgggcaggtggttctggatgTCTAAGAAAGCTGACTGAGCAATCTACGTGGAGCACCTTAGGAAACAGCATTCCtccactgcttctgcttccagtCTTGCCTCTGGGTCACTGCTatgagttcctttcctgactttcctccatgatggactgtaaaccctaagataaaaataaaatcctttctttcccaagttgcttttggtccgtgttttatcacagcaatagaaatttaACTAAGCAGGCAAAAGTAGGAATAAATTATAAACTCagtggaaaataaaatatgaaaagatgaAACTTATTGATAATCATttgattataaattaaaataataaataaaacgtACAGTAAAGATGCTTTTAAGCAAACAAATTCTGAAAACCTTTATAAAAGGAAACTATTAGAGATACTCTTCAGGCAGAAGATACGTATcccatttaaagttttaaaaaaatatatatagtattgtatgtgtttgtattagtgtgtgtgtgtatgtgtgtgtagtcatGAGTGTGCCACAGCGTGAGTCTGAAAGTCAGGAGAAAACTTCAGGTATAAGTCCTCACCTTTCATCCCATTTGTGACAGAGTCTGTTATTCACCACTGAGTACACCAGGTTGTCTGGCCCACAAGCTTCATCCTTTTATCCCTCAGGTGAGCATTGGAATTAGACATGCCTCTAACATGCATAGATTTACATCAATTCTATATagtcatgtttgtgtggcaatctctttactcactgaaccatttcaATAACTCCAACACATACTTTTTAAGCTGTAGGTTAATGTGCTGCAACAAAGATTTCCCAAAAACACTTGGCTTAATCCAAATACAAGTTTATTCTGTTTTAGATTCAAGTCACAGTTTGTGATCTAGACAGCATCAGGGACGCAGGCTCTTCCATATTGTTACTCTGTCATCTTCAACCATCCTGTAATCGAAGAAAGCCTTTGCAGAGAACACACCTACATCGATATTCCAAGAGCTACCATGTGATATTAATAATGAGGAgaaaactctttcttttatatgCTGACAAAACAAAATGGCTCTTAGGTCAACAAAGGGTTTTCCCCCAATGGGTATACTATGCCATAGCCTGGGTTTCctagagtatacatggtgggatgattggctccagcagcatatgtatagcagaggatgcccaagttggtcatcaatgggaggagaggcccttggcactgtgaaggttctatgccccagtgtaggggaatgccagggccagtaaggaggaggggtggggtggtgagcagggtgagggaagagggaacaggggtttgttttagtttttgttttgttaattttctttggtctttgttctttgttcttttatttatttttttggaggtaaacctgggaaaggagatattgtaaataaagaaaacaacttaaaaaaagaaaagagttgaaGTTTTAGATACACCTTTTAACAAAACCATAATTTTTCCTAATTCATACCTATCCTCAGTACTCCATCACAGATGCCAGCCACCCTGAAAAATGTTCAGtctttctaaaagaaaagtaCTAAAGTACTTTACAAGTAGTAAAACATACAAAGGATGGAGCCATCAGAAGCACCAGCTGCCCTCTTCATCACTTCTAAAATGAATCCCAACAACAGCACACTTTCATCACCTTAGCATCATAGCTCAATGGAGCAAAGCAAAATACCATATAAATTCAAAGCACAAAGAAATTTAGATGGATGTCCACCTCTAAGTGTGGCAGTCCTTCTGTGAGTGTTTACCTGGTTCCTATCTTCAGAAATAAATGAGGTTACTGATGTCACAATATATTTACTGTTCCCAAGGGAGAatctcattttaaataatatcagCCTAGTACAATTTGCTAACTTTGTTAGATCCAAAAAATTTACAATTGCTTTCATTAAATTAATACTTATAAAACAGGTGTTGTTAATACTTTGTCTTGCCTGGCATTTATGCTAAGTAAAAATTTGAATAAACTTTAAAACAggaatatttaaacttttttcacTACATAGAAATACaattatttctagaaaatgtCTGTCCAAGAATAAGTTACATATGATACCTAattcatttatgtttgttttaaataagtaagtaagatCTACATTACAATGAAAGGTGGTATTTCAGCAGGTTACCATTTTGCCTCCTTTAAGAGATACCTTAGAGATTTTGAAATCACTATGAACCAACCCTAAATCAGGCACAGATTAGCCAGTCTCATTCCACACAGTGTTATGCGATCAGTTATTGgactaaggttaaaaaaaatcctatcccCCTGACAAAAGTGGAGAATTGTTAACCTTGAGAAGAATAAGACAAAGGAGAAATAACCATAAACGAAGATACCCAGATATATCTCAGTAGTATGCTAAGCCATATGCCTGTGGGTATTCTCTGCAAAGACAACTAGGAGTAGGAATATTCAGTGTAAAATTGCTTCTGTTCCTACACTTTATGCCAGTCATGGGCTCTTGGTGGAGTCTTCTGTAGCCAGTGATTAGAGTATGCTCAAATTGGTGCCTTTGTGTAGAACACCCTGAGCACTCGATGGCGGATCTGTCGAGTCTTCACCCCATAAACAAGAGGATTGAGGGCAGGTGGCACAAGGAGATAGAGAGTGGCCAGCAGAACATGGacatgatggggaacatggtggcCAAAGCGGTGAGTGAGGAAGGAGAACATTCCAGGGACATAGAAGATGAGAATAACACAAACATGAGACCCACATGTGCTGAAGGCTTTGAGTCTGGCTTCACCCCCTGGCACCTTCAGCACCGCCTGGAGGATGAGGGCATAGGAAATTCCAATGGCCAGAACATCTAGCCCAACTACCAGCAGTGCCACTGACAGCCCATAAGCTCGATTCACTGTGGTTTCAGAACAGGCAAGTTTTACCACAGCCATATGTTCACAATAGGCATGACTTACGACAGTGGCTCTGCAGAAGACAATGTTCTGCAATAGAATGGGGAATGGAACGAGGAGGACCAATCCCCGCACCAGCACCACCAGTCCAATGCGCCCTATAATCCCTGGATGCAGGATGGTAGAATGACGCAGAGGGTGGCAGATGGCAACATAGCGATCCAGAGCCATGGCCACAAGTATGCCTGACTCCATAGAGGAGAAGGCATGAATGAAAAACATCTGGGTCAGGCAGACAATGTACCCAGTCTCATGAGCATGAGCCAGGAGCACTGTGAGAGCTTTAGGTGCAGTGGAGGAGGCCAGGACCAGGTCAATGGCAGCAAGCATGGCAAGGAAGAGGTACATAGGTTGGTGCAAGGATGATTCAGTCCAGATAATGAAGATAATAGTCACATTGCCTACTACAGCAAGGAGGTAAAGGAGACCCAGGGNNNNNNNNNNNNNNNNNNNNNNNNNNNNNNNNNNNNNNNNNNNNNNNNNNNNNNNNNNNNNNNNNNNNNNNNNNNNNNNNNNNNNNNNNNNNNNNNNNNNNNNNNNNNNNNNNNNNNNNNNNNNNNNNNNNNNNNNNNNNNNNNNNNNNNNNNNNNNNNNNNNNNNNNNNNNNNNNNNNNNNNNNNNNNNNNNNNNNNNNNNNNNNNNNNNNNNNNNNNNNNNNNNNNNNNNNNNNNNNNNNNNNNNNNNNNNNNNNNNNNNNNNNNNNNNNNNNNNNNNNNNNNNNNNNNNNNNNNNNNNNNNNNNNNNNNNNNNNNNNNNNNNNNNNNNNNNNNNNNNNNNNNNNNNNNNNNNNNNNNNNNNNNNNNNNNNNNNNNNNNNNNNNNNNNNNNNNNNNNNNNNNNNNNNNNNNNNNNNNNNNNNNNNNNNNNNNNNNNNNNNNNNNNNNNNNNNNNNNNNNNNNNNNNNNNNNNNNNNNNNNNNNNNNNNNNNNNNNNNNNNNNNNNNNNNNNNNNNNNNNNNNNNNNNNNNNNNNNNNNNNNNNNNNNNNNNNNNNNNNNNNNNNNNNNNNNNNNNNNNNNNNNNNNNNNNNNNNNNNNNNNNNNNNNNNNNNNNNNNNNNNNNNNNNNNNNNNNNNNNNNNNNNNNNNNNNNNNNNNNNNNNNNNNNNNAGTGCAAAAATATCTCTGAGAAGCACAAATCCATTTCTCTGTTTGCATCCCTAAGCCCAAACACTCAAAATTCAAGGCTGATGGCTTAACTAGCCTTCCTAGACATCCTACATTGCTTCTATCTATGTTATATCAATATTTATGTGAATAAATTCTTATCTATGTATCAAAATTGAAAAccatctttacttatttttacaactaatatcttttatcttttcaacACAGCCCATTGACTTAACCTTTAACATCTCACAGCTGCTATTATTCTGAAATCCCAGCATCACTGCCTGTGTTCATAATCCAATTTTCTCTTACATGAACTCTCCCAGACAGAACCAAAAAATTCAGGTTTGAGAAACATTTAATGTAAACTCTGACTGTAACACTCTATATCTTTGTTATgaggttttaaaatgtttactttcaATGCTTAAATCACAAATTCTTcctaaatatgtacacacacgcatacacacaaacacacacgtacacacatatacatataaaatactttgtgGAATGTCGTGCATTAAATCACAGAGTGGCATACAAGGTTCCCAGGTTTCCTTATAGCATTTGCTCCCTAGTGTTACTGTGCTTTCAgttacacatatttttttctcacCCCTTTTGTTGCTATTGTAATTTTATGACCACATAGACCTATACATGACTTCTATgctgctttctccttcctctcttatcTAAATTGGTCTTTCTCATCCATCAAAATTTGAAGTCCAGTGTCCTCTTCCCCTCCAGAAGGAATCACAATGATTTTCCAACCCTGATAACATTGCCTATTTTATGATCTGCCTTTGTTTATCAATAACTATCTGATATGTCCACATCATAAAATCCCTTCCAGTGTCATAGTGTTTTATTTCAAGAGATAGAATCAAATCTCATTAAATTTGGCAACCATCAACCAGCATGGTGGTCCCTTCACAGTGTATAACTATCAAACTTAATTGAACTTaagctatttctattttatattctagCAATAAAACTTTGGCAGGCTACTTAAAATTTCTAAACCTTAGTTTCTCATCTgacagcaaaataaaaaagatcagCTATATGCCTTGCTATAAATATTAATCAAAGTGTGAATTCAAAATCTAGACTGACATTATTCTACAAGATATGgctttcattattattactataaattATTAAGGAANNNNNNNNNNNNNNNNNNNNNNNNNNNNNNNNNNNNNNNNNNNNNNNNNNNNNNNNNNNNNNNNNNNNNNNNNNNNNNNNNNNNNNNNNNNNNNNNNNNNNNNNNNNNNNNNNNNNNNNNNNNNNNNNNNNNNNNNNNNNNNNNNNNNNNNNNNNNNNNNNNNNNNNNNNNNNNNNNNNNNNNNNNNNNNNNNNNNNNNNNNNNNNNNNNNNNNNNNNNNNNNNNNNNNNNNNNNNNNNNNNNNNNNNNNNNNNNNNNNNNNNNNNNNNNNNNNNNNNNNNNNNNNNNNNNNNNNNNNNNNNNNNNNNNNNNNNNNNNNNNNNNNNNNNNNNNNNNNNNNNNNNNNNNNNNNNNNNNNNNNNNNNNNNNNNNNNNNNNNNNNNNNNNNNNNNNNNNNNNNNNNNNNNNNNNNNNNNNNNNNNNNNNNNNNNNNNNNNNNNNNNNNNNNNNNNNNNNNNNNNNNNNNNNNNNNNNNNNNNNNNNNNNNNNNNNNNNNNNNNNNNNNNNNNNNNNNNNNNNNNNNNNNNNNNNNNNNNNNNNNNNNNNNNNNNNNNNNNNNNNNNNNNNNNNNNNNNNNNNNNNNNNNNNNNNNNNNNNNNNNNNNNNNNNNNNNNNNNNNNNN includes:
- the LOC116100782 gene encoding olfactory receptor 52L1 yields the protein MYLFLAMLAAIDLVLASSTAPKALTVLLAHAHETGYIVCLTQMFFIHAFSSMESGILVAMALDRYVAICHPLRHSTILHPGIIGRIGLVVLVRGLVLLVPFPILLQNIVFCRATVVSHAYCEHMAVVKLACSETTVNRAYGLSVALLVVGLDVLAIGISYALILQAVLKVPGGEARLKAFSTCGSHVCVILIFYVPGMFSFLTHRFGHHVPHHVHVLLATLYLLVPPALNPLVYGVKTRQIRHRVLRVFYTKAPI